The Primulina eburnea isolate SZY01 unplaced genomic scaffold, ASM2296580v1 ctg739_ERROPOS11973397, whole genome shotgun sequence sequence TGTTGATGTGATACTATAAATGTCAGCGATACATCAACGACGTTTCAGCATCATAGTCAAGGACATTGTCAACAAAACAATGTTAGATAactaaaactaaaatttgacaatatagataattaaaattataaatatgtaAACATAGATAATGAGAGGAAAAAAAACATTTGTTTCCTTTTATCAAGAaaatactttattttttttccttttatcaagaaaatactttattttcattttattgCACACATTTTATGAAATGGGAAATTCTTTACAATAGTGACTAATAAAATCACAAGCATGACATTCGCAATTTTTTAAAAGATAATAATTTTGTACGTGGATTGCACACTTCGAAAACAAGAGTGGATCTTGTAGCCCCCTATGGGCTATGCCAAAATTGTACTATGATAATAGATCATGGAATCGATTACCCGAATCTTGTCGTCCACCCCCAACTTCATCACAATCCTTGCTGCTGTTACTGTATTTTCCAATCTGGTGGTTTCCTTTTAGATTTCCGGGGTCTTTTTCAGATTCACAATATCCACTCCAAAAAAGCACCATTCAAATTTCATCCcaacaatatttacaaaaagacaaaaacttgtgtaagacgatctcacgggtcgtattttgtgagacagatatcttatttgggtcatctatgaaaaaatattactttttatgctaagaatattgctttttatcgtgaatatccataggttgacccgtctcacaagagacctactcttaaaaaataataataataataatacatgcCAACGATGCAAACTCTTTCAATGCATGATATTTTTAGCACTTTTTGTCATATCACTATGTGATGTAGTACCCGATTTCCtggaaaattattaatttttacatcaaaatcattattttttactCTAAATATAAATTCACGACGTCgtctcaaaaatattattatttaagtaaatatatatttcatcagTATGATTACTTGGTAGGACACCAAAAAAATGGTGACCTGGATTGGAAAACACAGTAACAGCAGCAAGGATTGTGATGAAAGTCGGGTGGACGACAAGATTCGGGCGCTTGATTCCATGATCTATTATCATAGTACAATTTCGACATTATATGTCCTCTACCAGTGAGTGTGACTATCTCCAGTTTGGTTTCACATAAATATGTTTCATGATAACTCTTAAAAAgtttttttgaatttataaacAAACATTATAGATATAATTATATATGAGattttatcatatatatattttggatCATCACatgaaattcaaaatttgacaaaaacttgtgtgagatggtctcacggatcgtatcggtgagacaaatctcttatttattACTTTTTAATGTCAATATCATTAGGATTGACCTgtatcacatataaagatttgtGTTACCTTTCAAAGTAGAATATTTTGAGAAACTAAACTAAATTATATTTGATAAGTTTTTGATTTCACAGTATCCAAACATCTCCACCACACGAAGTCAAACCAGACAGGAAATGACATTGAATCACATTAAAAGCCCCTTTTTTCCCCCAAAAAACCCTTGAATTctttaaaaataattgaaaatcacTAGTGTGCGAGCATGAATAaagaaaagttttttttttttaaatgtaaattaCAGCTACTTTTTGGATTTTAGATAAATAATTAGTCAAATTTGATTAGATCCGCaattgaaaatttttaattacTTGACAAAATATTCGCGTAgtgtttataaatattttataaaaaatgattatgagtgttttttttttttacaaagttTGAATGAATGAATTTACGACTCCATGTTTCTCCTTATTTCCTTGCAATTAGTATTGCAAATTTTCCAAACTGGAGTTTTCTGTGACTGTTTCAAACAATCGGAGGACCGATTTGACATTTTGTTCAAAGACTCAAATGACCATTCTGCATCTTCTCAGAAAATCCAGGGACCTATCGTGGAAATTTCTGAAACCACCATGAAAACGAAGGTCTGGATCGCAGAGCTCACACACGCCATCACAAGGTGTCGGCAGGTCTACGACGGTGTCCTACGGTCCTTTTAATGCGCTGAAAACTCACCGAAGGCGCAGGCAGAGTTGAGCCAGATCGGGAAAAACGGGACTGTGTTGCTTCGATTACGGGGTGGCAGCTTTCACGGAGGCTTCCCGATGACTGGCGACGTGGAGTCTATTTTCGCGACTGCTAACGGGCATAGACAGGGCGGGTCGCGGGTTCTGGGATTGCCGATCTTCAATCTGGGTTAACGCTAATGGGCCGGACCAACCATGTTCTTGTTCCTGGGTTGATGTTTTGGTTCAACAGCTTGGATCCGGATTGTTACGAATGGGCTGGACATTTACACTGAAGATTTGAATAATTGGGCCGCTTGAGCCACAATTGGGAACGCCAATTTATTTGAGTGTCTAGGATTAGCCATTAATTTGTTCTTGCTTAATTAATTGTTGCATTaagctttattttttttaattacaacACACGCAGGGAGAGGGGATCGAACTCGAGGAACCGGCTAATCCGACAGGAGGTGAAACCATTGGACTACAAGCCGAGTCTCTATTATATGCTTTAATTGTCATTCATATATCATGTCATTAGATTACATAAACACCACTTTAGGTACTATATTGTCATGCAcaataaattttatttctaTTCTAATTTTGATTTAGAGAATAAATATTGTGATTAATGATTAAACTATTTTAAGAGTTAAAAAAGTTAGAATAATATTAATCGATTATAactcaaaattaaattaaataataattttgagtgGTGCATTTTAAATAAACATGCAGTCACTCTTGTTAATTCATTAGTAAGAATATACATATGTCTCATGTCAATTTTATTGGTCTCTTTGTATGAGTACTACATTGTTTTGTCCATTGTTAtttgttaagatcatgaaatcGAAACTAATTTCATTTCAAAAGTTAGCCCAAGAAAATGATAAACTAAATCTATACATATAACTTCAAAAAACTTAATCAACTCGATATAAAACAACTAACACAACTTCTGACATCTAAAATTGAACAACTGTAACGTGaaattagaaaaaaattaaCTGACTAACTCATAAGGGCAATCAAATATGTAACAATGAATTCGAGCTCTCAGATCCAACCAaaagagaaaatattatttgttTGTAACCTAAAACAATAAAGTTAATAAAccaaaattttattgatttaccGAACCAAATAATCAGAAAAAGGTGGTCGCTTTAGCGGTAAAGGACACGGGCGAGCACGCGCGtacactcttttttttttatatctcaTGTGGGGCCCACAGTATCAGCAAGTTGTCGTGCCAACCTTATCTCACACGCTAATTCCATCAATCGCTTTCCTCTAATCACAGCCGTCCGTCCATCTCCTTTGATCTCGTCAAACTCGTTGACACCCGAGCCTATTCGAGTGACAGCCGCGTGACCTGCCATCTCTCTGTAGGCAGGCTAGGCCCCCCACGGCCTAGCCTGGGTGCTGCTTTTCACCTGGTTAGGTatcgatatttttttaaagtttttttttacaCAATCTtacataataatataaattattcaTTTATATAACGAACATGAAAACCACAATGCGTATTGTCAAAAACAATAAGCTTTATATTATGTTTTGGTTCAATAAAAAAGTAGATTTTGAATTGGAATTGAATTTAAATCTTGGAATTCTATTTTAGTGTTggacaaaaatttaaaattttatttggaatttgattaacaatttatttttatatttaattaaaaaattatgtatttcatatttttaaaaataatttatgtatCAATAATATTCATGtcatttatcaattttttttaacatatgaaaaatatttttattaaatagattattaacgaaatggaaaaaaaattaatctagCTAGctgaaattaaatttttttttaccaaagtTTGATATAGTTTTTAGCATAACCttttttttaatagaaataaattattacataatatttttaatgtaaaatattttaaatttattttgaaataattcTCTCAAAAAATAAGTGCATTGATTGATATAACAGATTATtggatattgatattttattaaatttaagaagaataataaaaattaaccaACAAGTTATACAAATTTTATGTCTATCTATGACAcaaatgagtaggtctcttgtaagatgatttcacaaatttttatctgtgagacgagtcaactctactaatattcataataaaaagtaatactcttagtataaaaaataatatttttgcatgGATAActtaaataagagatttgtctcacaaatacgacccatgagaccgccACACACACGTTTTTGACAACACGAAATATAATACAATTATgtgaaattttaattaattaaatgggaaaaaaactaaataaatgaaGAGTAGGTCTaatgtgagatcgtcttacagatcacaatctgtgagacgggtcaaccatacccatatttacaataaaaagtaatactcttagcataaaaagtaatattttttcattgattattcaaataaagatccgtctcacaaaatacgacccgtgaaaccgtctcacacaagtttttgccataaatGAAATACAATCAAATTCTATCAAATATCattatcattttaaaatttcatttttcattaCATTAAAATGATATTCCCAAAACAACCAACGACatcaaattcaaataatttaatACTATATGAAAGTTGAAAAAATATTGCGTGGACTTTTTACTTTTTTGACATTTTGAGAAGTCAACCACGAACCGCTAAGCAAAACCGGTTTTCGCTCAAGTGTCTGAACACGAAAAGATGGTAGGGCTCACCTTCTTCTAGCTAAGCAAATCTGGACCGTGTAAATTTCCCTCTCTGTCGTAAAACCGGCCCAGCGTTATCACTTCCCCTCTCTCTCTATAAAAATAAAACCATCATACTTTCCATTTTCCACTCATATCCAAGCACTTCAATCTTTTCCCTTCTCTCTCTCATATCCAAAAGTCAGCGCCTTCTTTTGTTTCTTTTATACAACTTTGTAAGTAAAACAAAGAAATGGAGGACGATTGGGATCTACAGGCGGTTGTCAGGGGCTGTTCATCCGCCGCCGCCCCATCCGCCAAAGCCAAAGTTTCTTGTGCTCAAGTTTTCAGCACCTTTCATCAAAATCACAACTTTTCCTCCACAGGCTTCCAAGATATGTTTGAACCCAGGAAAGAAAACTTGGTACATGAGTTACAAGATCTTTACAAGCCTTTCTTCCCTAAACCGCAGCCTCCACAAGCAGTGTTTGTTCAACATAGTTCACCAATTTCACCTCTCCCTGCTCTTGGAGGATTGCAAGATCAATCAGCAGAGCAACAGCAGAGTTTGCAAGTTGTTAGGCAAAAGAAGCAGTCTTTTTCCTTTCCCAATGTCTTCAAACCAAATAATCCCACCCCAAGGTCAAAAAGAAGGTAATTAATTTATCAGTTAAAATGTTTCTCAAATTGTCGGAGTGAGAAGTTTCAAttgctaatttttttttgatatGTAACAGGAAGAATAATTTGAAGAGGGTCTGCCATGTAACCGCTGAGAGTTTATCTTCTGATACGTGGTCTTGGAGAAAATATGGGCAAAAACCCATCAAAGGCTCCCCTTATCCAAGGTGTGGCACTTCACCTTTTTCCAAGATTCGTTCCTTCTGTCAAACAAGAGCAAAATGATAAATAACAATCTGTTCACACTTTTATGATAGCAAAtgaatgtaaatttcttatagaATTTGTTGTGCGGAACAGGGGTTATTACAAATGCAGTACCTTAAAGGATTGTATGGCCCGGAAACAAGTGGAGAGAAACAGATCCGACCCTGGAATGTTCATAGTCACCTACACGGCGGAGCACAACCATCCCCTGCCAACTCAACGGAACTCACTCGCCGGCAGCGCGCGTCAGAAGCCGACCACCCCAAGTTCTGAAGACCCCAGCAAGAACACATCATCTCCAGTTATGTCTCCAGTGAATCCCAACTCGCCGGCGCCGGACAATCTGGAGAGCAGAAGAGACGATAGAGAGGACTTGGCTGAACGTGTTGACGATGACAGTGAGTTTAATGTCTCAAACAT is a genomic window containing:
- the LOC140822042 gene encoding WRKY transcription factor 22-like; translation: MEDDWDLQAVVRGCSSAAAPSAKAKVSCAQVFSTFHQNHNFSSTGFQDMFEPRKENLVHELQDLYKPFFPKPQPPQAVFVQHSSPISPLPALGGLQDQSAEQQQSLQVVRQKKQSFSFPNVFKPNNPTPRSKRRKNNLKRVCHVTAESLSSDTWSWRKYGQKPIKGSPYPRGYYKCSTLKDCMARKQVERNRSDPGMFIVTYTAEHNHPLPTQRNSLAGSARQKPTTPSSEDPSKNTSSPVMSPVNPNSPAPDNLESRRDDREDLAERVDDDSEFNVSNMALEDDFFVGLEDFIVGPVTDVTDNCFSGSLPGELSVSLARHPSNYYRRRWWLT